Part of the uncultured Cohaesibacter sp. genome is shown below.
CGTCAGCGCCAGCCCCTTGCGATGGATTCCACCGGTGCGGTTGGCCTCCTCGTTGAACGCCAGAATGGCGACACGGCGTGCCTGATAGTCGGCCCTTGCCTCCATTTCACCGATGAGGCGTGGCAGGATATTGTCCTCGACCTGCTGGTGATAGGGCGTTACGTCCCGCCCCGCACCACCATAGAAATTGGCCTTGCGCACCGCAAGCGGATCCTTGCCAAGGGCAAAGGCGATCTCCTCGATGATCCGCTCGGCAACCACCACTCCCTGCGGCCCGCCAAAGCCACGAAAAGCGGTATTGGAAACCGTGTTGGTCTTCAGCGGATGCGAACGCAACAGCACATGGGGGTAGAAATAGGCGTTGTCCGCATGAAACAGCGCCCGGTCCGTCACCGGACCGGACAGATCGGCAGCAAAGCCGCATCGGGCCATGAAGTCGCCTTCGACGGCAACAATCACCCCATCCTCATCAAAGCCCACCTCATAGTCGACCACAAAGTCATGTCGCTTGCCGGTAGCCGTCATGTCGTCATCCCGATCAGGCCGGATCTTGACCGGACGGCCAAACTTGCGCGCGCCCAGCGCCGCAACGGCGCAGAAGATGCTCATCTGCGATTCCTTGCCACCGAACCCGCCGCCGAGCCGCCGCACTTCCACGGTTACCGAGTGAGAGGGGATGCCGAGCACCTGGGCAACCATATGCTGGGCTTCGCTGGGGTGCTGGGTCGAAGTGCGGATCAGCATGTCCTCATCCTCGCCGGGAATGGCAAAGGCGATCTGGCCTTCCAGATACATGTGATCCTGTCCACCGATCCGGATTTGCCCCTTGATCCGGTGGGCCGCGCTGGCAAAACCCGCCTTCACATCGCCGCGCTCCAGCTTCAGCGGTTTGGCAACATTGGGATAGCCTGCCTCTTTCGCCGCAAGCACATCAATCTTGGCTGGCAAGGTTTCATAGGTGATCCTGGCGGCAGCTGCTGCCTTGCGCGCCTCGGCCCGTGTCCGGGCGACCACGGCAAACAATGGCTGCCCCAGAAACTGCACCTTGCCGGTCGGGAAAACCGGCTCGTCATTGAGGTGATTGGCGCTCACGTCATTATGACCCGGCGCGACGATATCCTCGGCGGTGAGCACCCCCACCACACCATCCATGGCAAGGCAGGGAGAAAGATCCAGGGCGACAATCCTGGCATGAGCCTTGTCGCTGAGACCGAGATAGGCGTGCAGCGTGCCGACCGGTTCCAGCGTGTCATCGGTATAGTCGGCGGCCCCCGTCACATGCTTGTGGGCGGAGTCATGCTTGTGATCCTGATGCACGGCCCCACGGATGTCCTGGGCGACCGTCTTTGCGCTTTCCACATCCTGCTTCATTCAGCCGCCTCCAGAGATAGCACGCCCCGCTTGTCATGCCAGAACTGTTCAAAGAGATTTTTGGCCACCCGCATGCGATAGTCGGCACTGGCCCTCGTGTCGCTGATCGGCTGGAAATCCAGTGGCAGAAGGTCGGCAGCGGCCTGCATGGCAGCAAGCGAGAAGGCCTGCCCCTTGAGGGCTGCTTCCGCCTCCGATGCCCGCTTGGGCGTTGCGGCCATGCCGCCGAAGGCGATCCGCGCCTTGGCGATCTTGCCGCCACTCACAACGAGGTGAAACGCCACGCAGACCGACGAAATATCCTCGTCCCGACGCTTGGAAATCTTGTAGACCCCGTGCAGGCTGCCCGGTCCCGGAATGGGTATGCGGATCGCTTCGACGAAGTCCCCCTCCCAACGGTCCTGCTTGCCATAGTCAAGGAAGAAATCCTCGAGCCGGATGGTGCGCTGTTCCCAGCTCTTGCGCAGCACAAGATCGGCCCCCAGAGCGATCAGCACCGGCGGCATGTCGCCGATGGGCGACCCGTTGGCGATGTTTCCGCCGATGGTGCCCATGTTGCGGATCTGCTGGCCAGCGATACGCCGCCAGAAGGCATCGAGATGGGGGAAATAACCACTGATCGCCTGCTGCGCCTCGCTATAGGTCACACCGGCGCCGATGGTGATGTGGGTCTGGGAGCAGATGACGGTCTTCATGTCCTCCAGATGGCCGATGAAGATCAGCGTCTGAAGGTCGCGCATCTGCTTGGTGACCCACAGCCCGACATCCGTTGCCCCCGCCACGATGATGGCATCGGGTTCGTCAAGGCGCACATGGGAAAAATCATCGAGATTGGCAGGCAGTATCGCCCGTCTTCCGTCGCCCTCCAGCACAACACGCGCCCCGTCCTTAAGATCGATCAGGCGCTTGAAATTGCGTTTTCTCTCCTGCTCCAGCCAATCAGAAGCCGGAGACCCATAGTCGCTGATGGCGACAGCGGCGCGGATGATCGGTGCATAGCCGGTACAGCGACAGAGATTGCCCTGCAAGACCTCTTCAATCCTGTCACGGGTCGGTTCGGGATCGG
Proteins encoded:
- the xdhB gene encoding xanthine dehydrogenase molybdopterin binding subunit; the encoded protein is MKQDVESAKTVAQDIRGAVHQDHKHDSAHKHVTGAADYTDDTLEPVGTLHAYLGLSDKAHARIVALDLSPCLAMDGVVGVLTAEDIVAPGHNDVSANHLNDEPVFPTGKVQFLGQPLFAVVARTRAEARKAAAAARITYETLPAKIDVLAAKEAGYPNVAKPLKLERGDVKAGFASAAHRIKGQIRIGGQDHMYLEGQIAFAIPGEDEDMLIRTSTQHPSEAQHMVAQVLGIPSHSVTVEVRRLGGGFGGKESQMSIFCAVAALGARKFGRPVKIRPDRDDDMTATGKRHDFVVDYEVGFDEDGVIVAVEGDFMARCGFAADLSGPVTDRALFHADNAYFYPHVLLRSHPLKTNTVSNTAFRGFGGPQGVVVAERIIEEIAFALGKDPLAVRKANFYGGAGRDVTPYHQQVEDNILPRLIGEMEARADYQARRVAILAFNEEANRTGGIHRKGLALTPVKFGISFTATHFNQAGSLIHIYSDGSIQLNHGGTEMGQGLYTKVAQVVADAFQVDIERIKITRTATDKVPNTSATAASSGSDLNGMAALDAANQLKGRLVAFMCEKWGVAEEAITFLPNQVAIGDEALSFDDLIKQAYLARVHLSAAGFYKTPKIHWDRDKGEGRPFFYYAYGAAVSEVTVNRLTGDYVIDRTDILHDVGKSLNPVLDRGQVEGAFVQGMGWLTTEELWWDGDGRLRTHAPSTYKIPLASDIPRIFNVELAEWSENAERTIKRSKAVGEPPFMLAISVLEALSMAVASVADYTVCPRLDTPATPERVLMAIEALQAKGRSDG
- the xdhA gene encoding xanthine dehydrogenase small subunit, with amino-acid sequence MPSIRKDIRFWLNDELIILDHCSPTETLLDYLRLERRLTGTKEGCAEGDCGACTTLVGRLFQGTLIYESVNACIRFLPSLDGCHVVTIEGLRGTDGGLHPVQQAMVDHHGSQCGFCTPGIVMSLYGLWMTDPEPTRDRIEEVLQGNLCRCTGYAPIIRAAVAISDYGSPASDWLEQERKRNFKRLIDLKDGARVVLEGDGRRAILPANLDDFSHVRLDEPDAIIVAGATDVGLWVTKQMRDLQTLIFIGHLEDMKTVICSQTHITIGAGVTYSEAQQAISGYFPHLDAFWRRIAGQQIRNMGTIGGNIANGSPIGDMPPVLIALGADLVLRKSWEQRTIRLEDFFLDYGKQDRWEGDFVEAIRIPIPGPGSLHGVYKISKRRDEDISSVCVAFHLVVSGGKIAKARIAFGGMAATPKRASEAEAALKGQAFSLAAMQAAADLLPLDFQPISDTRASADYRMRVAKNLFEQFWHDKRGVLSLEAAE